The Vicia villosa cultivar HV-30 ecotype Madison, WI unplaced genomic scaffold, Vvil1.0 ctg.000691F_1_1, whole genome shotgun sequence genome includes a region encoding these proteins:
- the LOC131630530 gene encoding exportin-2, whose translation MEWNPQTLQFLSQCFLNTLSPAPEPRRQAEASLSEAAESPNFGLVVLRLVAEPAVDDQIRQSAAVNFKNHLRLRWALEDSSILEPEKEQIKTLIVPLMLAAAPRIQSQLSEALAIIGNHDFPRAWPTLLPELVASLQNASQANDYTSINGILSTANSIFGKFRFQYKSNDLWIDLRYCLDNFAAPLLEVFIKTAALIDAAATGAALPPGVNLRQLFESQKLCCSLFYSLNFQELPEFFEDHMREWMTEFRKYLTTSYPAIEGSADGLALVDELRSSVCENINHYMEKYEEEFKGFLNDFALAVWTLLGNVSQSTSRDQLAVTAIKFLTTVSTSVHHNLFAADGIIPQICQGIVIPNVRLREDDEELFEMNHIEYIRRDMEGSDVDTRRRIACELLKGIATHYGDAVRNIVSGQIQSLLSSFAANPTGNWKDKDCAIYLVVSLSTKKAGTSYVSPDLVNVQSFFESVIVPELQSQDVNGYPMLKAGALKFFTMFRTQISKHVALNFLPDLVRFLAAESNVVHSYAASCIEKLLLVKDEGGVARYSSADISPIFPMLMNNLFSAFKLPESEENQYVMKCIVRVLGVADIPLDVARICIEGLGSLLSEVCKNPKNPIFNHYLFESVAILVKRASERDPSLVSVFETSLFPRLEIILSNDVTEFFPYTFQLLALLVELNRPPIPPIYMQIFEILLSPDSWKRASNVPALVRLLQAFLQKAPNEISQEARLTKVLGIFDTLIQSSSTSEQGFYVLNTVIESLPYDVIKPYISHVWAAIFRELQKKRPIKLLKSLLIFISLFLVKHGSSNVIDTMNAVQPDIFSVILTQFWIPNLKHITGNIELKLTAVASTRLICESPVLLDPAASVSWGKMVDSIVTLLSRQEQDRVEDETDMPDIEENAGYTATFVRLHNAGKNVEDPLQDIRDPREFFVASLSQLCARSPGRYSKVISENVDPENQTALLQLCNTYNLSIV comes from the coding sequence ATGGAATGGAACCCTCAAACTCTTCAATTTCTCTCCCAATGCTTCCTCAACACTCTCTCTCCGGCACCGGAGCCTCGCCGCCAAGCAGAAGCCTCTCTCTCTGAAGCAGCCGAGAGTCCCAACTTCGGCCTCGTCGTACTCCGTCTCGTCGCCGAACCTGCCGTCGATGACCAGATCCGTCAATCCGCCGCCGTCAACTTCAAAAACCACCTCCGTCTCCGATGGGCGTTAGAAGACAGCTCGATCCTTGAACCCGAGAAGGAACAGATCAAAACCCTAATCGTCCCTCTCATGCTCGCCGCTGCTCCGAGAATCCAATCTCAGCTTAGCGAAGCCCTAGCTATCATCGGCAACCACGATTTCCCCAGAGCATGGCCCACGTTACTCCCGGAACTCGTCGCCAGTCTCCAGAATGCTTCTCAGGCTAACGATTACACTTCCATTAACGGTATTCTTAGTACTGCTAATTCAATTTTCGGGAAATTTCGATTCCAGTATAAATCCAATGATCTCTGGATTGATTTGAGGTATTGTCTCGATAATTTCGCTGCTCCTTTGCTTGAAGTTTTTATTAAGACTGCGGCGTTAATCGACGCTGCTGCCACCGGGGCAGCACTACCACCTGGGGTAAACCTGCGACAACTGTTTGAGTCGCAGAAATTGTGTTGTAGTTTATTTTACTCGTTGAATTTTCAAGAGCTCCCTGAGTTCTTTGAGGATCATATGAGGGAATGGATGACTGAGTTTCGAAAATACCTTACTACTAGTTACCCTGCTATTGAGGGCAGTGCAGATGGTCTTGCTCTTGTGGATGAACTTAGGTCTTCTGTTTGTGAGAATATTAATCATTATATGGAAAAGTATGAGGAGGAGTTTAAGGGATTCTTGAATGACTTTGCGCTTGCTGTGTGGACTTTGTTAGGGAATGTGTCACAGTCGACTAGTCGTGATCAACTTGCCGTCACAGCTATCAAGTTTTTGACCACAGTTAGCACCAGTGTTCACCACAACTTGTTTGCTGCCGATGGGATTATACCGCAGATTTGCCAGGGCATTGTGATCCCTAATGTGAGGCTGAGGGAAGATGATGAGGAGCTGTTTGAGATGAATCATATTGAGTATATTAGGAGGGATATGGAAGGCAGTGATGTTGATACACGCAGGAGGATTGCTTGTGAGCTGCTTAAGGGAATTGCCACACATTATGGAGATGCTGTAAGAAACATTGTTTCTGGGCAAATACAGAGTTTGTTAAGTTCCTTTGCTGCGAACCCGACAGGGAATTGGAAGGACAAGGATTGTGCAATATACTTGGTAGTCTCTCTTTCAACCAAGAAGGCTGGAACCAGTTATGTCTCTCCAGATCTTGTAAATGTTCAAAGCTTTTTTGAATCTGTGATTGTCCCTGAGCTGCAAAGTCAGGATGTGAATGGTTATCCGATGCTTAAGGCAGGTGCACTCAAATTCTTCACCATGTTCCGGACTCAAATATCAAAACATGTTGCATTGAACTTTTTACCAGATTTGGTTCGTTTCCTTGCTGCGGAATCAAATGTTGTTCATTCTTATGCTGCTAGCTGTATTGAGAAACTCTTACTGGTAAAGGACGAGGGAGGTGTAGCACGTTATAGTTCGGCAGATATCAGTCCAATTTTCCCAATGCTGATGAACAATCTTTTCAGTGCCTTTAAGCTCCCAGAGTCCGAAGAGAATCAATATGTAATGAAATGTATTGTGAGGGTTCTTGGGGTTGCAGATATACCACTTGATGTTGCTCGAATTTGCATCGAGGGTTTGGGTTCACTTCTTTCTGAAGTttgcaaaaatccaaaaaatcccATCTTCAATCATTATCTCTTTGAGTCAGTAGCCATTCTTGTGAAGCGAGCCTCTGAGAGGGACCCATCTCTTGTGTCTGTTTTTGAAACAAGCCTTTTTCCTAGGCTTGAAATAATATTGTCCAATGATGTAACTGAGTTTTTCCCATACACATTTCAGTTGCTTGCTCTGCTTGTTGAGTTAAACAGACCACCCATCCCACCAATCTACATGCAGATATTTGAGATTCTTTTGTCACCTGACTCTTGGAAAAGAGCCTCAAATGTTCCTGCCCTGGTGCGTCTACTCCAGGCTTTCCTTCAAAAGGCACCAAATGAGATCAGCCAAGAGGCTAGATTGACCAAAGTACTTGGCATATTTGACACACTGATACAATCTTCAAGCACTTCTGAACAAGGATTTTATGTGCTTAACACTGTCATTGAGAGTCTCCCGTATGATGTTATTAAGCCTTATATTTCTCACGTTTGGGCTGCTATTTTTAGAGAGCTCCAGAAAAAGCGGCCAATAAAGCTCCTCAAGTCTCTCTTGATATTCATTTCACTCTTTCTGGTTAAACATGGTTCTTCAAATGTAATTGATACTATGAACGCCGTCCAGCCTGATATATTTAGTGTGATTTTGACCCAGTTCTGGATTCCTAATCTTAAGCATATTACGGGAAATATAGAGCTCAAACTGACTGCAGTTGCTTCTACCCGACTCATTTGTGAGTCTCCGGTCCTTTTGGATCCTGCAGCTTCTGTGTCCTGGGGTAAAATGGTGGACAGTATAGTGACACTTCTTTCCCGGCAAGAACAGGATAGGGTTGAGGATGAAACTGACATGCCAGATATTGAAGAAAATGCGGGTTACACTGCTACTTTTGTCCGTCTTCACAATGCTGGAAAGAACGTAGAAGATCCACTTCAAGATATAAGAGATCCCCGGGAATTTTTTGTTGCTTCATTGTCCCAACTTTGTGCACGTTCGCCTGGTAGGTACTCTAAAGTCATCAGTGAAAATGTAGATCCTGAGAATCAGACAGCACTGCTTCAACTTTGCAACACTTACAACCTCTCCATAGTTTGA